In Papaver somniferum cultivar HN1 chromosome 1, ASM357369v1, whole genome shotgun sequence, a genomic segment contains:
- the LOC113331646 gene encoding high mobility group B protein 14-like isoform X2, which produces MTKKPSKTKDFLSASTENPLKIAEKEKLLKPKSTEKKMTMRTRQSTRSAEITKPMSPKELKPKPKPKKKEDSKMPKKPPTAFFYFLEDFRKEYQKQNPDVKSMRDVGKACGEKWKIMSYEEKVQYYDIATEKRAAFDDAMTEYKKRKENDEDQGSGDNYEKLMYFKG; this is translated from the exons ATGACAAAGAAACCCTCGAAGACGAAGGATTTTTTATCTGCATCTACTGAAAACCCTTTGAAAATAGCTGAAAA GGAGAAATTGTTgaaaccaaaatcaacagaaaagaAGATGACGATGAGAACAAGACAATCAACAAGAAGTGCTGAGATAACAAAACCCATGTCACCAAAGGAgttgaaacctaaacctaaaccaaagAAGAAAGAGGATTCTAAAATGCCCAAGAAACCTCCAACTGCTTTTTTCTACTTCTT GGAGGATTTTCGGAAGGAATACCAGAAACAGAATCCAGATGTCAAATCAATGCGTGAT gttGGCAAGGCATGTGGAGAGAAGTGGAAAATTATGTCATATGAG GAAAAAGTACAATACTATGATATAGCCACAGAAAAGAGAGCAGCATTTGACGATGCTATGACAGAGTACAAAAAAAGAAAG GAAAATGACGAGGATCAAGGAAGTGGTGATAATTATGAGAAGTTGATGTATTTTAAAGGATGA
- the LOC113331646 gene encoding high mobility group B protein 14-like isoform X1, whose amino-acid sequence MTKKPSKTKDFLSASTENPLKIAEKEKLLKPKSTEKKMTMRTRQSTRSAEITKPMSPKELKPKPKPKKKEDSKMPKKPPTAFFYFLEDFRKEYQKQNPDVKSMRDVGKACGEKWKIMSYEEKVQYYDIATEKRAAFDDAMTEYKKRKQENDEDQGSGDNYEKLMYFKG is encoded by the exons ATGACAAAGAAACCCTCGAAGACGAAGGATTTTTTATCTGCATCTACTGAAAACCCTTTGAAAATAGCTGAAAA GGAGAAATTGTTgaaaccaaaatcaacagaaaagaAGATGACGATGAGAACAAGACAATCAACAAGAAGTGCTGAGATAACAAAACCCATGTCACCAAAGGAgttgaaacctaaacctaaaccaaagAAGAAAGAGGATTCTAAAATGCCCAAGAAACCTCCAACTGCTTTTTTCTACTTCTT GGAGGATTTTCGGAAGGAATACCAGAAACAGAATCCAGATGTCAAATCAATGCGTGAT gttGGCAAGGCATGTGGAGAGAAGTGGAAAATTATGTCATATGAG GAAAAAGTACAATACTATGATATAGCCACAGAAAAGAGAGCAGCATTTGACGATGCTATGACAGAGTACAAAAAAAGAAAG CAGGAAAATGACGAGGATCAAGGAAGTGGTGATAATTATGAGAAGTTGATGTATTTTAAAGGATGA